In Flammeovirgaceae bacterium 311, one DNA window encodes the following:
- a CDS encoding family 2 glycosyl transferase (COG0463 Glycosyltransferases involved in cell wall biogenesis): MDAAWQQAYPHLELIVVDDASSDGSQEVIREWLRDKPQVPFISLTENLGNCRAFNKGLALARGAYVIDLAADDVLLPQRVAVGVQDMEEAGEAWGVHFTDAWYMNADGSLLKPHYRRSVQGNLLQSVPQGWVYREVLERYFICTPTMMMRRSVLDALGGYDERLAYEDFDFWVRSARHWKYLYADQILVKKRVLPRSWSVRQYEAETLQLASTLAICHKAKSLNQTPEENRALGKRLSYEIRQAIRHRHRDIGTQMLALKREVWPVSWEDRLLAMMLKMY; encoded by the coding sequence TTGGATGCAGCCTGGCAGCAGGCTTACCCACACCTGGAACTGATTGTGGTAGATGATGCCAGCAGTGATGGCAGCCAGGAGGTGATCAGGGAGTGGTTGCGGGATAAGCCGCAGGTTCCCTTTATTTCCTTAACAGAAAACCTGGGCAACTGCAGGGCTTTTAACAAGGGGCTTGCCCTGGCCAGGGGAGCGTATGTGATTGATCTGGCTGCCGATGATGTGCTGCTTCCGCAGCGGGTTGCCGTGGGCGTGCAGGACATGGAAGAGGCAGGAGAAGCCTGGGGTGTACATTTTACCGATGCCTGGTATATGAATGCCGATGGCAGTTTACTGAAACCGCACTACAGACGCTCTGTGCAGGGAAATTTACTGCAGTCGGTGCCCCAGGGCTGGGTGTACCGGGAGGTGTTGGAGCGTTATTTTATCTGCACGCCTACCATGATGATGCGCCGCTCGGTGCTGGATGCCCTAGGCGGATATGATGAGCGGCTGGCTTATGAGGATTTTGATTTCTGGGTACGTTCTGCCCGGCACTGGAAGTACCTTTATGCCGATCAGATACTGGTGAAAAAACGGGTGCTGCCCAGATCCTGGTCGGTGAGGCAGTACGAAGCAGAAACCCTGCAATTAGCAAGTACACTGGCCATTTGCCACAAGGCAAAATCGCTGAACCAGACGCCGGAAGAGAACAGAGCCCTGGGGAAAAGACTAAGCTATGAGATCCGCCAGGCCATCAGGCACCGGCACAGGGATATAGGTACGCAAATGTTAGCGTTAAAAAGGGAAGTATGGCCGGTTAGCTGGGAAGATAGATTGCTGGCAATGATGCTGAAAATGTATTAG
- a CDS encoding hypothetical protein (COG0500 SAM-dependent methyltransferases) — MLAILKRVYAWFYNYYIHFRARKAKGWQLYTSRRLGLRLLLNCNNFIDFIIRENGCFEEEILLAIDQYSREKEFLFIDVGSQLGQFSLYVKKKNPGAAVLSFEPNAAACHQQRANMLINEIEYTLIQKALSQEKGVAPFFTPSENYTDGYGKQNPGIGSLINEPQSLVFDTTVETEMLDNYRGIWGDYRHILMKVDVEGAEWMVLAGSRELMASGKKISLIVEQFPENHPESVEKVRTALKEWGFKPCNQAWQIQAEEHKEQQSGNFFYTR, encoded by the coding sequence ATGTTAGCTATTCTAAAGCGGGTATATGCATGGTTCTACAACTATTATATCCATTTTCGGGCACGTAAAGCAAAAGGCTGGCAGCTTTATACCAGCAGGCGGCTTGGCCTGCGCCTGCTGTTAAACTGCAATAACTTTATTGATTTTATCATCAGGGAAAACGGATGTTTTGAAGAAGAAATACTGCTGGCCATTGACCAGTACAGCCGTGAAAAGGAGTTTCTGTTTATTGATGTTGGGTCACAGCTGGGCCAGTTTAGTTTATATGTAAAAAAAAAGAATCCCGGGGCTGCTGTTCTTTCTTTTGAGCCAAATGCGGCTGCCTGCCATCAGCAGCGTGCTAATATGCTGATCAATGAGATAGAGTATACACTAATACAGAAAGCCCTTAGCCAGGAAAAAGGAGTAGCCCCTTTTTTTACACCATCAGAAAATTATACTGATGGATATGGAAAGCAAAATCCCGGTATTGGCAGTCTGATAAATGAGCCGCAATCCCTGGTTTTCGACACTACTGTTGAAACTGAGATGCTGGATAATTACAGGGGCATCTGGGGTGATTACAGACATATATTGATGAAAGTGGATGTGGAGGGAGCAGAATGGATGGTATTAGCAGGCAGCAGGGAGCTGATGGCCTCCGGTAAAAAAATAAGCCTGATCGTGGAGCAGTTTCCTGAAAATCATCCTGAAAGTGTGGAAAAGGTAAGAACAGCGCTGAAAGAATGGGGCTTTAAGCCTTGTAACCAGGCGTGGCAAATACAGGCAGAAGAGCATAAAGAACAACAGTCAGGAAATTTTTTTTACACACGTTAA
- a CDS encoding group 1 glycosyl transferase (COG0438 Glycosyltransferase), whose translation MNVFFIPSWYPSADENIAGIFHQELIHAMAAKYPMLNLGVSLWGQKSETNLLWAKDHFKNIIKLIRFPTEPPHEHKVLDNLREYHFPALTWSDKFLKGNIRGIVKASEENLKKFEAAFGKTTLIHAQVAFPAGYIAMHLAESYRLPFIITEQMSPFPFGCYYTRRQQIMDKVLLPMQKADAVVAISPHAAADIQQKTGVKPVVIPNLVDENLFTPNHREQPQINAQEQTIFTFFTLGRMVPQKGIPDLLKAISIMSNNKVRFRIGGNGAQLQEYQQLAKELRADSQIEWLGELSREEAAEEFRNCHAFVLPSVHESMGVVYAEALASGKPVIATRCGGPEFIVKEHNGLLVDVHAPDQLAGAMKYLMAHYSSYNPTIIRDDFMARFSGTAISRQIYSLYKAVVSGHQESLYV comes from the coding sequence ATGAATGTGTTCTTTATACCTTCCTGGTACCCTTCTGCAGATGAAAATATTGCCGGAATCTTTCATCAGGAGCTTATTCATGCAATGGCGGCAAAGTACCCCATGCTGAACCTGGGCGTTAGCCTGTGGGGCCAGAAATCAGAAACAAACCTGCTTTGGGCAAAAGACCATTTTAAAAACATCATCAAGCTTATCCGGTTTCCGACAGAGCCTCCCCATGAGCATAAGGTGCTGGATAATTTACGGGAATACCACTTTCCTGCCTTAACCTGGAGCGATAAGTTCCTGAAAGGAAATATCAGGGGCATTGTTAAAGCCAGTGAAGAAAACCTTAAAAAGTTTGAGGCAGCATTTGGAAAAACCACCCTCATACATGCACAGGTTGCTTTTCCTGCAGGCTACATTGCCATGCATCTGGCAGAGAGCTATAGACTACCCTTTATCATTACCGAGCAAATGAGCCCTTTTCCCTTTGGCTGTTACTACACCCGCAGGCAGCAAATTATGGACAAGGTGCTTCTGCCCATGCAAAAAGCTGATGCAGTAGTGGCTATCAGCCCGCATGCTGCCGCAGACATTCAACAAAAAACAGGCGTGAAGCCCGTTGTTATTCCAAATTTAGTAGACGAAAACCTGTTTACCCCTAACCACAGGGAGCAGCCCCAGATTAATGCGCAGGAACAAACTATTTTCACTTTCTTCACGCTTGGCAGAATGGTGCCTCAAAAAGGCATTCCTGACCTGTTAAAGGCTATCTCCATTATGAGCAATAACAAGGTACGCTTTAGAATAGGAGGTAATGGTGCGCAGCTACAGGAGTACCAGCAATTAGCCAAAGAGTTGCGGGCAGACAGCCAAATAGAATGGTTAGGAGAACTATCTCGGGAAGAAGCAGCTGAAGAGTTTAGAAACTGCCATGCTTTTGTGCTGCCCAGTGTACATGAATCTATGGGGGTAGTATATGCCGAAGCACTGGCCAGTGGTAAACCCGTAATAGCAACCCGCTGTGGCGGCCCTGAATTTATTGTAAAGGAGCATAATGGTTTGTTGGTTGATGTGCATGCCCCCGACCAGCTGGCAGGTGCAATGAAGTACCTGATGGCGCACTACAGCAGCTACAACCCTACCATCATCAGGGATGATTTTATGGCTCGCTTCTCCGGCACAGCCATCAGCAGGCAAATCTACAGCTTATACAAAGCAGTAGTTTCGGGCCATCAGGAAAGCCTGTATGTTTAA
- a CDS encoding hypothetical protein (COG1739 Uncharacterized conserved protein) — protein MQATDTYRTLARTSEGLYKEKGSKFIGRAYPVRSEDEIKEILEALKKEYFDARHHCYAWILEPGGDRYRANDGGEPNHSAGDPILGQIRSLELTNTLVVVIRYFGGTKLGVSGLIQAYKTAAAEALAANEIREEIVKKALKLQYGYELTNEVMRLVSEFEMEVVHQEFTDRCALEVLVRKSQHPEALEKARQILGVEVQE, from the coding sequence ATGCAGGCGACAGACACGTACCGCACCCTTGCCCGTACCTCCGAAGGCCTTTACAAAGAAAAAGGCAGCAAGTTTATTGGCAGGGCTTACCCGGTACGCAGCGAAGATGAAATCAAAGAAATTCTGGAGGCACTGAAGAAAGAATATTTCGATGCCCGCCACCACTGCTATGCATGGATCCTGGAGCCCGGCGGGGACCGCTACCGCGCTAATGATGGCGGCGAGCCTAACCATTCGGCTGGCGATCCTATCCTGGGGCAAATCCGCTCTCTGGAACTAACCAATACCCTGGTGGTGGTAATTCGCTATTTTGGCGGCACCAAGCTGGGGGTAAGCGGCCTGATACAGGCATACAAAACTGCCGCAGCCGAAGCCCTTGCCGCCAATGAGATCAGGGAAGAAATAGTGAAGAAGGCACTAAAGCTACAGTATGGCTACGAGCTTACCAACGAAGTCATGAGGCTGGTGAGTGAGTTTGAGATGGAAGTAGTGCATCAGGAATTCACTGACAGATGCGCTCTGGAGGTGCTTGTTCGCAAAAGCCAGCACCCCGAAGCCCTGGAAAAAGCCCGGCAGATTTTAGGAGTGGAGGTTCAGGAGTGA
- a CDS encoding 3'-5' exonuclease (COG0349 Ribonuclease D) — translation MFKQEVTKEEINELPLIRYEGKVEVVTTEEELAEALVDLRRQPVLGFDTESRPSFRKGEYYPISLVQIATPGLVYLIRTNKTGFSSGLRALFETPTVIKAGISILDDLRELQKLASFKPGGIIELNQVAQAAGIKNIGVRSLSAIIMGIRISKSQQTSNWERDTLSKSQIYYAATDAWVCLQLYEKLERWGYIQPGEHLFQMPAPAKPKFRPNGRSFGERDSF, via the coding sequence ATGTTTAAGCAAGAGGTTACAAAAGAAGAGATAAACGAACTGCCCCTTATTCGCTATGAAGGTAAGGTAGAGGTGGTGACGACGGAGGAGGAGCTGGCAGAAGCGCTGGTTGATCTTCGCCGTCAGCCGGTGCTGGGCTTCGATACCGAAAGCCGGCCTTCGTTCCGCAAAGGTGAGTATTATCCGATATCACTGGTGCAGATAGCCACCCCGGGATTGGTATACCTGATCAGAACAAACAAAACAGGCTTTTCCTCGGGCTTAAGAGCCCTTTTTGAAACACCAACCGTTATCAAGGCCGGGATTTCTATCCTGGATGATTTACGGGAATTGCAAAAGCTGGCGAGTTTTAAGCCAGGTGGCATTATAGAACTGAATCAGGTAGCCCAGGCAGCCGGTATTAAAAACATTGGTGTGCGCAGTCTTTCTGCCATCATCATGGGTATCCGGATCAGTAAAAGCCAGCAAACCTCTAACTGGGAGCGCGATACCCTAAGCAAGAGCCAGATCTATTATGCCGCCACCGATGCCTGGGTATGTCTGCAGCTCTATGAAAAGCTGGAACGCTGGGGTTATATCCAGCCCGGAGAACACCTTTTCCAGATGCCTGCTCCGGCAAAACCAAAGTTCAGGCCAAACGGCAGATCCTTTGGTGAACGTGATAGCTTTTAG
- a CDS encoding transporter, nhac family protein (COG1757 Na+/H+ antiporter) → MKVTKRKPRLFEALIPILLLICLLALNVLIFGDGALDGSNQLALLFAAAVAGIIGVRLGYTYDEMQDGIVRSISTALSAILILLLIGSLAGTWLLSGIVPAMIYYGLKVLNPTIFLFAACFVSAVVALATGSSWSTVATIGIALLGIGKALGLSEGLIAGAIISGAYFGDKMSPLSDTTNLAPAVAGTDLFTHIRYMMWTTIPSIIITLIIFLVIGLTNDTGGATANVGIVQQAIEQRFNISGWLFLVPAAVIAMIVGKVPALPALLAGTLLGGVFAFIFQPEVVALVSGEMNDPWLGGYVALMKSMYTEISIPAGNEIVDELLTTGGMSGMLNTIWLIVCAMVFGGVMESTGSLQRITEGIISWATSTGSLIASTAVTCIFFNLTASDQYLAIVVPGRMFADTYRKRGLCPENLSRTLEDSGTVTSVLVPWNTCGLTQSSVLGVATLVYLPFCFFNIISPLMTIAYGYMNIKLTRISNQTPEKTDTLVNV, encoded by the coding sequence ATGAAGGTTACCAAGCGTAAACCACGCCTGTTTGAGGCGCTGATTCCTATTCTTCTGCTGATATGTCTGCTGGCACTTAATGTGCTGATTTTTGGCGATGGTGCTCTGGATGGGTCTAACCAGCTGGCGCTTCTTTTTGCGGCTGCTGTTGCAGGTATTATAGGGGTTAGGCTGGGCTATACCTATGATGAAATGCAGGATGGTATCGTGCGCAGCATCTCTACAGCCCTCTCTGCCATACTTATTCTATTGCTGATCGGTTCACTGGCGGGTACCTGGCTGCTAAGCGGTATTGTCCCAGCCATGATCTACTACGGTCTTAAAGTACTCAACCCTACTATATTTCTTTTTGCGGCCTGTTTTGTAAGTGCGGTGGTGGCCCTGGCAACAGGTTCGTCCTGGTCTACCGTAGCAACCATCGGCATTGCCCTGCTGGGTATTGGCAAAGCCCTGGGCTTATCAGAAGGCCTGATTGCAGGTGCTATTATTTCGGGCGCTTATTTTGGCGATAAAATGTCGCCTCTAAGTGATACCACCAACCTGGCCCCTGCAGTGGCCGGTACCGATCTTTTCACGCACATTCGTTATATGATGTGGACGACTATACCCTCCATCATCATTACACTTATAATATTTCTGGTAATAGGTTTGACCAACGATACGGGCGGTGCAACTGCGAATGTTGGCATTGTACAGCAAGCCATAGAACAACGCTTTAACATCAGTGGCTGGTTGTTTCTGGTGCCGGCAGCCGTTATTGCCATGATTGTGGGCAAAGTACCGGCTCTGCCGGCCTTGTTGGCAGGCACACTGCTGGGTGGTGTTTTTGCCTTTATCTTTCAGCCGGAAGTGGTTGCCCTGGTATCGGGAGAAATGAACGATCCCTGGCTGGGCGGCTATGTAGCCCTGATGAAATCAATGTATACGGAAATCAGCATTCCAGCCGGTAATGAGATAGTGGACGAGCTGCTGACCACTGGTGGTATGTCGGGTATGCTCAATACCATCTGGCTCATTGTGTGTGCCATGGTTTTTGGCGGCGTAATGGAAAGCACAGGCTCCTTGCAGCGTATTACTGAGGGCATTATATCCTGGGCTACCTCAACCGGTTCCCTGATAGCTTCTACTGCCGTTACCTGTATTTTCTTTAACCTAACTGCATCAGATCAGTACCTGGCCATTGTGGTGCCGGGGCGTATGTTTGCCGACACCTACAGAAAGCGGGGCCTTTGTCCTGAAAATTTAAGCCGCACGCTGGAAGACAGCGGCACGGTTACCTCTGTGCTGGTGCCCTGGAATACCTGCGGTCTTACGCAGTCGTCGGTTTTGGGTGTGGCTACGCTGGTGTATCTGCCCTTTTGCTTTTTCAATATCATAAGCCCGCTTATGACCATTGCCTATGGCTATATGAACATAAAACTGACCCGAATTTCAAACCAAACGCCTGAAAAAACAGATACTTTAGTAAATGTTTAA
- a CDS encoding Cystinosin/ERS1p repeat protein (COG4095 Uncharacterized conserved protein) has product MDIVKVIGLVAGFCTTIAFLPQVIKTWRSRSAKDISLGMFLFFVLGVMLWLVYGVLVRDLPIILANGITLILAGCILFFKVTFKD; this is encoded by the coding sequence ATGGATATAGTGAAAGTTATTGGGTTGGTTGCCGGTTTTTGTACAACAATTGCCTTTTTACCGCAGGTTATTAAAACCTGGCGAAGCCGTTCTGCTAAAGACATATCGTTGGGCATGTTTCTCTTTTTTGTGCTGGGCGTTATGCTGTGGCTGGTGTATGGTGTGCTGGTGCGTGACTTACCCATTATCCTGGCGAACGGCATTACCCTGATCCTGGCCGGCTGTATTCTTTTTTTTAAAGTTACATTCAAAGATTAG
- a CDS encoding glycine/D-amino acid oxidase, deaminating (COG0665 Glycine/D-amino acid oxidases (deaminating)) — protein sequence MLSFWEQESFIKADYIVVGGGITGLSTAIELKEKRPSARVLVLERGLFPSGASTRNAGFACFGSLTELLADRQAMGDDRALQLVEERWRGLQKLRHRLGDSRIGYHQWGGYELIREKEKDCLQQLDAVNEWLFPLFRQSVFRERQEQLAAFGFSQQRVQTLIYSPLEGQVHTGELMQALAGYARAAGVEVLTGVQVEHIAEDAAGVAVVALDPARKSEVPFRAEKVAICTNAFAPQFLPELELQPGRGQVLLTAPVADLPFRGTFHLEEGYYYFRNIGNRVMLGGGRNLDFKSETTTVLSLNNSIQQALDQLLQEVIMPGRSVAVEQRWSGIMAFGPIKEPVVHRQSSRIVVGVRLGGMGVAIGSRLAERLAALLLVD from the coding sequence ATGTTAAGTTTCTGGGAGCAGGAAAGCTTTATAAAAGCTGATTATATAGTGGTGGGAGGCGGTATAACCGGACTCTCTACAGCAATAGAACTAAAAGAAAAACGCCCATCGGCTAGGGTGCTGGTGCTTGAGCGGGGACTTTTCCCCTCTGGGGCCAGTACCCGCAATGCAGGCTTTGCCTGCTTTGGCAGTTTAACGGAGCTGCTGGCAGACCGGCAGGCTATGGGCGACGACAGAGCCCTGCAGCTGGTGGAAGAGCGCTGGCGGGGCCTGCAGAAACTGCGCCATCGCCTGGGCGACAGCCGCATTGGCTACCATCAGTGGGGAGGCTATGAGCTGATTCGTGAAAAAGAAAAGGATTGCCTGCAACAGCTGGATGCTGTAAATGAGTGGCTGTTCCCATTATTCAGGCAGTCGGTATTCAGGGAGCGCCAGGAGCAGCTCGCTGCCTTTGGGTTTTCGCAGCAGCGGGTACAAACGCTTATTTATAGTCCGCTGGAGGGGCAGGTGCATACCGGCGAGCTTATGCAGGCGCTGGCAGGCTATGCACGGGCGGCAGGGGTAGAGGTACTAACAGGGGTACAGGTTGAGCACATAGCCGAAGATGCTGCAGGCGTTGCAGTGGTGGCGCTGGACCCTGCCCGAAAAAGTGAGGTGCCCTTCAGAGCAGAAAAAGTAGCCATTTGTACCAATGCCTTTGCGCCACAGTTTTTGCCTGAGCTGGAACTGCAGCCGGGCAGGGGGCAGGTACTGCTCACAGCTCCTGTAGCTGATCTGCCCTTCAGGGGCACCTTTCACCTGGAAGAAGGCTACTACTATTTCCGAAACATTGGCAACCGTGTTATGCTGGGCGGTGGCCGCAACCTGGATTTCAAATCAGAAACCACCACAGTGCTAAGCCTGAACAACAGCATACAGCAGGCACTGGACCAGCTGTTGCAGGAGGTGATCATGCCTGGCAGGTCTGTTGCAGTAGAACAGCGCTGGTCGGGCATAATGGCTTTTGGCCCTATTAAAGAGCCAGTGGTGCATCGGCAAAGCAGCAGAATTGTAGTAGGGGTGCGGTTAGGCGGTATGGGCGTTGCCATTGGCAGCAGGCTTGCAGAAAGGCTGGCCGCTTTGCTCCTTGTAGACTAA
- a CDS encoding hypothetical protein (COG4539 Predicted membrane protein), which translates to MRKIDALLSEYGESHRNSLNKTIHWICVPLIFFSIVCLLWSIPAGPLNNLFTGSAAAFANWATLLLLITLVYYLVLSPPLFIGMLLFGAICLFGAWQLEQAAFAPLWVIALVIFIVAWIGQFYGHKVEGKKPSFLKDVQFLLIGPAWLMHFIFRKLGIGY; encoded by the coding sequence ATGCGAAAAATCGATGCTTTATTAAGTGAATATGGTGAGAGCCACCGCAATTCACTCAACAAAACCATTCACTGGATTTGCGTACCCCTGATTTTTTTCAGCATTGTTTGCCTGCTCTGGTCCATTCCGGCTGGTCCGCTGAATAATCTATTTACCGGCAGTGCTGCTGCATTTGCCAACTGGGCAACCCTGTTGCTGCTCATTACGCTGGTGTATTACCTGGTGCTGTCACCGCCCTTGTTTATAGGCATGCTGCTATTTGGGGCAATATGTCTGTTTGGGGCCTGGCAGTTGGAGCAGGCCGCTTTTGCCCCACTCTGGGTTATAGCGCTGGTTATCTTTATAGTAGCCTGGATCGGGCAGTTCTACGGGCATAAAGTAGAAGGCAAGAAACCAAGCTTTCTGAAAGACGTACAGTTTTTGCTCATCGGCCCCGCCTGGCTCATGCACTTTATCTTCAGGAAGCTGGGCATCGGGTATTGA
- a CDS encoding hypothetical protein (COG0431 Predicted flavoprotein) — protein sequence MNIAIISASIREGRETHKVSEELCRRLRKQENINPSLIDLKEYALPLFEALYSEENASEATSKLRRYLHEADAMIFVSPEYNGSYTAALKNMTDGFSKAHFSGKPIGVVSVSSGSLGGMRAAQLMQQLVLALRGYPIPQMLLVPDVDQKFSDEGELLDQAFGKNIALFLEQFLWFTEAITAKKQQEKELIS from the coding sequence ATGAACATTGCCATTATATCTGCCAGTATCCGGGAGGGGCGCGAAACACATAAAGTATCTGAGGAACTGTGCAGACGCCTGCGGAAGCAGGAGAATATTAATCCAAGCCTGATTGATCTGAAGGAATATGCGCTTCCGCTTTTTGAGGCGCTCTACAGCGAAGAAAATGCCTCAGAGGCTACAAGTAAACTACGCCGGTACCTGCACGAGGCCGATGCCATGATTTTTGTATCTCCGGAATATAATGGCAGCTATACGGCAGCCCTTAAAAACATGACCGATGGTTTCAGCAAAGCCCATTTCTCCGGAAAACCAATTGGGGTGGTGAGTGTATCTTCCGGCTCACTTGGGGGTATGCGGGCGGCACAGCTCATGCAGCAGCTGGTGCTGGCCTTAAGGGGCTACCCCATTCCGCAAATGTTGCTGGTGCCCGATGTAGATCAGAAATTTTCTGATGAGGGAGAGCTGCTTGATCAGGCCTTCGGTAAAAATATCGCACTCTTTCTGGAACAATTCCTTTGGTTTACAGAAGCCATCACTGCTAAAAAGCAGCAGGAAAAGGAGCTGATTTCCTGA
- a CDS encoding VRR-NUC domain-containing protein, with protein MGWTAQPVTELPPKYYLDNFYSLLEFVEEKYGHLLQEDEKSFIARFRALHEEGRCLFLRFANRKGQFFRLNKLNYPEIGALDAPLQELTSAGFCLLLDGSLKTELAHVLHIFNKQELCSIWKLLQPAVKGLSPLKKEDLLRKMLEELDHDGILEAVLALETVVIQRYLEEYELLKFLFFGHLHGEMSEFVIRDLGYVQYEVLDADKLVPKFSSRKEIEDKFWISGVYQQFRELREEPVAEPLYAWYMHIAGRGSQLGEEARPTFDRLTLKTARLLERLQQPDWALEVYRYSQQPPSRERQIRLLHKRGDVQEAMQLCKQIEALPYNAEESIFAQDFCRKLAVKKAVRSTTELLKKAESVQISEEYRYYVEKGVIRYFADKGYEVMYSENYLFRSLFGLLFWDVIFDQDVPVYHSPLQRFPADLYLPQFLDRRQEQLKKRVEELGKRKALLKHLRQTYDQKWGIGNPLVGWHENTLPLLEGACKKLPLEALYQVLLNMAQNLKEYGRGFPDLFMWSKKDYRFVEVKSPTDALSPQQLYWLRYFKEAGIRADVLRVEWI; from the coding sequence ATGGGATGGACTGCGCAGCCGGTAACGGAATTACCACCAAAATACTACCTCGACAATTTTTACTCCCTGCTGGAGTTCGTTGAGGAAAAATACGGCCACCTTTTGCAGGAGGACGAAAAAAGTTTTATTGCCCGCTTCAGGGCTTTGCACGAAGAAGGCCGCTGCCTTTTTCTGCGCTTTGCCAATCGTAAAGGACAGTTCTTCAGGTTAAACAAGTTGAATTATCCTGAAATTGGCGCACTGGATGCTCCGCTGCAGGAGCTGACATCGGCCGGCTTTTGCCTGCTCTTGGATGGAAGCCTCAAAACAGAGCTTGCGCATGTACTGCATATCTTCAACAAACAGGAGCTTTGCAGCATCTGGAAGCTGCTGCAACCAGCCGTAAAAGGCCTGAGCCCGCTGAAGAAAGAAGATTTGCTCCGGAAGATGCTGGAGGAGCTTGATCATGATGGTATCTTAGAAGCCGTTCTTGCCCTCGAAACAGTAGTGATTCAGCGATATCTGGAGGAGTACGAACTGCTGAAGTTCCTGTTCTTTGGCCATCTGCACGGCGAAATGTCGGAATTTGTGATCCGCGACCTTGGGTATGTGCAATACGAGGTACTGGATGCAGACAAGCTAGTCCCGAAATTCAGCAGCAGGAAAGAAATAGAAGACAAATTCTGGATCTCCGGTGTGTATCAGCAGTTCAGGGAGCTAAGGGAAGAACCTGTAGCAGAACCTCTCTATGCCTGGTATATGCATATTGCAGGTCGGGGATCACAGCTGGGAGAGGAAGCCAGGCCTACTTTCGACAGGCTTACTCTTAAAACCGCCAGGCTCCTGGAAAGGCTTCAGCAGCCCGACTGGGCCCTGGAGGTATACCGCTACAGCCAGCAGCCGCCCTCGCGTGAGCGCCAGATTCGGCTGCTGCATAAAAGAGGAGATGTGCAGGAAGCCATGCAGCTGTGTAAACAAATAGAGGCATTGCCCTATAATGCAGAAGAATCTATTTTTGCACAGGATTTCTGCAGGAAGCTGGCGGTTAAAAAAGCAGTAAGAAGCACAACCGAGCTGCTTAAAAAAGCAGAATCGGTGCAGATATCGGAAGAGTACCGCTACTATGTGGAAAAAGGAGTGATCCGTTACTTTGCCGATAAGGGATATGAGGTCATGTACAGCGAGAACTATCTTTTCAGGAGTTTATTTGGACTCCTGTTCTGGGATGTGATTTTCGATCAGGATGTGCCGGTATACCACAGTCCGCTGCAGCGCTTTCCGGCCGATCTGTATTTGCCGCAGTTTCTGGACCGCAGGCAGGAGCAGCTGAAGAAACGTGTGGAAGAGCTGGGGAAACGCAAAGCCCTGCTGAAGCACCTGCGCCAAACCTATGACCAGAAGTGGGGCATTGGCAACCCCCTGGTGGGCTGGCATGAGAATACCCTGCCCCTGCTGGAAGGTGCCTGTAAAAAGCTGCCGCTGGAGGCCCTGTACCAGGTATTGCTGAACATGGCCCAAAACCTGAAGGAGTATGGGCGTGGTTTTCCCGACCTGTTCATGTGGTCGAAAAAAGACTATCGCTTTGTGGAGGTTAAATCACCCACAGATGCGCTATCGCCACAGCAGCTGTACTGGCTCCGCTATTTTAAGGAAGCCGGTATCAGGGCCGATGTGCTAAGGGTAGAGTGGATTTAG